The following proteins come from a genomic window of Solwaraspora sp. WMMA2065:
- a CDS encoding lysophospholipid acyltransferase family protein produces the protein MARRKLGFWRRFIVMVVKPTLLVWTKRNWSGMQHIPGTGGVIVVANHMSHADPMVIGHFLYETGRWPRFLGKASLFTIPVIGRWLLKVKQIPVHRGSVDAIKSLEAAIVGVDEGGAVVIYPEGTTTREPDLWPMRGKTGAARLALTTGAPVVPVAMWGPQQMYDPRTGKLNLLPGRKVTVVAGEPLDLSRWAEVEPTRAVLEEITETIMLRLRDMVAEIRGGEAPPLYTPSARRNNRTTGAPEPGQ, from the coding sequence GTGGCGCGGCGGAAACTGGGCTTCTGGCGACGCTTCATCGTGATGGTGGTCAAACCGACCCTGCTCGTATGGACGAAGCGGAACTGGTCCGGGATGCAGCACATTCCCGGCACCGGTGGGGTGATCGTCGTCGCCAACCACATGTCGCACGCCGACCCGATGGTCATCGGTCACTTCCTCTACGAGACGGGCCGCTGGCCCCGGTTCCTCGGCAAGGCCAGCCTGTTCACCATCCCGGTCATCGGGCGCTGGCTGCTCAAGGTGAAGCAGATCCCGGTGCACCGGGGCAGCGTCGACGCGATCAAGTCGCTGGAGGCGGCGATCGTCGGCGTCGACGAAGGCGGCGCGGTGGTGATCTACCCGGAGGGGACCACCACCCGCGAGCCGGACCTGTGGCCGATGCGCGGCAAGACCGGCGCGGCCCGCCTGGCGTTGACCACCGGTGCCCCGGTCGTGCCGGTGGCGATGTGGGGTCCGCAGCAGATGTACGACCCGCGGACCGGGAAACTGAACCTGCTGCCCGGCCGGAAGGTGACCGTCGTCGCCGGTGAACCTCTCGACCTGAGCAGATGGGCCGAGGTCGAGCCGACCCGGGCGGTGCTGGAGGAGATCACCGAGACCATCATGCTGCGACTGCGGGACATGGTCGCCGAGATTCGGGGCGGCGAGGCCCCGCCGCTGTACACCCCGAGTGCCCGCCGCAACAACCGGACCACCGGCGCCCCGGAGCCGGGACAGTGA
- a CDS encoding NAD(P)H-dependent glycerol-3-phosphate dehydrogenase, whose translation MTGTGRAVVLGAGSWGTAYAKVLADAGADVVLWARREQVAAAIREYGTNPDYLPAVRLPDRVTATSDAAEAIKGAGLVVLAVPSQTLRGNLGDWVAHIGPDATLVSLMKGIELGTTKRMSEVIVETTGVGPDRVVVVSGPNLAAEIAAEQPAASVVAGTDTARTAAVQRAMLTGYLRPYTNDDVIGCELGGAVKNVIALAYGIATAMRLGDNTKATLITRGLAETARLGVALGADPLTFSGLAGLGDLVATCSSPLSRNRTFGEHLGRGETLEQAQAATRQTAEGVKSCLSIRDLARAHGVEMPITEQVERICHEGLDPRTALTLLMTRATKPE comes from the coding sequence GTGACCGGGACCGGCCGGGCCGTCGTCCTGGGCGCCGGCTCGTGGGGGACCGCGTACGCCAAGGTGCTCGCCGACGCCGGGGCCGACGTGGTCCTCTGGGCCCGGCGCGAGCAGGTCGCCGCCGCGATCCGCGAGTACGGCACCAACCCCGACTACCTGCCCGCGGTGCGGCTGCCCGACCGGGTCACCGCCACCAGCGACGCCGCCGAGGCGATCAAGGGCGCGGGGCTGGTCGTGCTCGCCGTACCGTCGCAGACGCTGCGCGGCAACCTGGGCGACTGGGTCGCGCACATCGGCCCCGACGCGACCCTGGTCAGCCTGATGAAAGGGATCGAACTCGGCACCACCAAGCGGATGAGCGAGGTGATCGTCGAGACCACCGGGGTCGGCCCGGACCGGGTCGTGGTGGTCTCCGGCCCCAACCTGGCCGCCGAGATCGCCGCCGAGCAGCCGGCCGCCAGCGTCGTCGCCGGCACCGACACCGCGCGCACCGCCGCCGTGCAGCGGGCGATGCTCACCGGCTACCTGCGGCCGTACACCAACGACGACGTGATCGGCTGCGAGCTGGGCGGGGCCGTGAAGAACGTGATCGCCCTGGCGTACGGCATCGCCACCGCGATGCGCCTCGGTGACAACACCAAGGCCACCCTGATCACCCGGGGGCTGGCCGAGACGGCCCGGCTGGGGGTGGCGCTCGGCGCCGACCCGCTGACCTTCTCCGGGCTGGCCGGCCTCGGTGACCTGGTCGCCACCTGCTCGTCGCCGCTGTCGCGCAACCGGACGTTCGGCGAGCACCTGGGCCGGGGGGAGACCCTGGAACAGGCGCAGGCCGCCACCCGGCAGACCGCCGAAGGGGTGAAAAGCTGCCTGTCGATCCGGGACCTGGCCCGCGCGCACGGGGTGGAGATGCCGATCACCGAGCAGGTCGAGCGGATCTGCCACGAGGGCCTGGACCCGCGTACCGCGTTGACGCTGCTGATGACGCGGGCCACGAAACCGGAATAG
- a CDS encoding cystathionine gamma-lyase has translation MTATSRDPGYGDGTRCVAAGLPEPTPGQPFLPGPVFAAPYHLDPVSGPSPDRDGYAREDNPTWRALESAIGDLEGGDTLVFASGQAAITALLLTTLRPGDTVLLPADGYFTVRALAATVLEPIGVTVRLVPTAGPYPDFAGVRLVLLETPANPGLDVCDVAALAAAAHQAGALVAVDNTAATPLGQRPLDLGADIVVASGTKALTGHSDLLLGYLATRSAAALADAKRWRKLTGSVPGPFDCWLAHRSLATLDLRLARQSANAEAVAAALVGRRDVTGVRWPGLPTDPSYAVATAQMRRIPGIVSFDLGDAERVGRFLTASKLVSAATSFGGLHTAADRRAQWGDDTSPGFVRLSCGIEDTVDLVRDVVAALDATN, from the coding sequence ATGACCGCTACTTCCCGCGACCCGGGGTACGGCGACGGCACCCGGTGCGTCGCCGCCGGGCTGCCCGAGCCGACCCCCGGCCAGCCGTTCCTGCCCGGCCCGGTGTTCGCCGCCCCGTACCACCTGGACCCGGTTTCCGGGCCGTCGCCGGACCGCGACGGCTACGCTCGGGAGGACAACCCGACCTGGCGGGCGCTCGAATCGGCCATCGGTGACCTGGAAGGCGGCGACACGCTCGTCTTCGCCAGCGGCCAGGCGGCGATCACCGCGCTGCTGCTGACCACGCTGCGCCCCGGCGACACGGTGCTGCTGCCCGCCGACGGCTACTTCACGGTGCGGGCGCTGGCCGCCACGGTGCTGGAGCCGATCGGTGTGACCGTGCGGCTGGTGCCGACCGCCGGGCCGTACCCGGATTTCGCCGGGGTGCGACTGGTGCTGCTGGAGACCCCGGCCAACCCGGGCCTGGACGTCTGCGACGTCGCCGCGCTCGCGGCGGCGGCGCACCAAGCCGGCGCGCTGGTCGCGGTCGACAACACCGCCGCCACCCCGCTCGGGCAGCGTCCGCTGGACCTGGGTGCGGACATCGTGGTCGCCTCCGGCACCAAGGCGCTGACCGGTCACTCGGATCTGCTGCTCGGCTACCTGGCCACCCGTTCGGCGGCGGCGCTGGCCGATGCGAAGCGGTGGCGCAAACTTACCGGGTCGGTGCCGGGCCCGTTCGACTGCTGGCTCGCCCACCGGTCCCTGGCCACACTGGACCTGCGGCTGGCCCGCCAGTCAGCCAACGCGGAAGCGGTCGCCGCCGCGCTGGTCGGGCGCCGTGACGTCACCGGCGTACGCTGGCCCGGCCTGCCGACCGATCCGTCGTACGCGGTCGCTACGGCCCAGATGCGCCGTATCCCGGGGATCGTGTCGTTCGACCTGGGCGACGCCGAGCGGGTCGGCCGGTTCCTGACCGCGTCGAAACTGGTGTCGGCGGCCACGTCGTTCGGTGGTCTGCACACGGCCGCCGACCGGCGGGCCCAGTGGGGCGACGACACCTCACCGGGCTTCGTCCGACTCTCCTGCGGCATAGAGGACACTGTGGACCTGGTACGCGACGTCGTCGCCGCCCTGGATGCCACCAACTGA
- a CDS encoding IS1380 family transposase, with translation MRIRQDAPVVRATFDDPNLVSCAGLVPVMRLAEQAGLHDAVTDRVRLPTDKGANPAGKVATVVAGMLAGADSIDDLDIARHGGMRSLFGSVYAPSTLGSFLRTFTHGHVRQLQAAARDTLIGLTGRAPILTGADTLCFVDIDSMLRRVYGKQKQGIGFGHAKVGGYNVYLRGYNPLVATLSTPLSAPVIAATRLRSGNAGSSRGAATMIAEAITTARACGASGEIMVRADSAFYAKTVISGCRRRGVRFSVTCRIDPKIRAACDGIAADQWVDITYPQAVRDEDAGRWISDAQIAETTYTAFAGTRHEATARLIVRRVRRDDPQQIPGQDELLPTYRYHAVFTDSPYTLVQAEAQHRQHAIIEQVNADLIAGPLAHLPSGHFSANDAWLTCAAITHNLTRAAGHLAAGTWSTARPATIRTRIITVAARLAHRARTIHLHLPEYWPWQAAFDNLFTAVQPAPG, from the coding sequence GTGAGAATACGCCAGGACGCGCCGGTGGTGCGCGCGACGTTCGACGATCCGAATCTGGTGTCGTGTGCCGGTCTCGTTCCGGTGATGCGCCTGGCCGAGCAGGCCGGTCTGCATGACGCGGTCACCGACCGGGTGCGGCTGCCGACGGACAAGGGCGCGAACCCCGCCGGGAAGGTCGCCACGGTCGTGGCGGGGATGCTCGCGGGCGCGGACAGCATCGACGACCTCGACATCGCCCGGCACGGTGGCATGCGGTCGCTGTTCGGCAGCGTGTACGCGCCGTCGACGCTCGGGTCGTTCCTGCGTACGTTCACCCACGGGCACGTACGGCAGTTACAGGCCGCCGCCCGCGACACCCTGATCGGTCTGACCGGCCGGGCACCGATCCTGACCGGCGCCGACACCCTGTGCTTCGTGGACATCGACTCCATGCTGCGGCGGGTGTACGGCAAGCAGAAGCAGGGCATCGGGTTCGGCCACGCCAAGGTCGGCGGCTACAACGTCTACCTGCGCGGCTACAACCCCCTGGTCGCGACGCTGTCCACCCCGCTGTCCGCGCCGGTGATCGCCGCCACGAGGCTGCGGTCGGGTAACGCCGGCTCGTCCCGGGGCGCCGCCACCATGATCGCCGAGGCCATCACGACCGCCCGGGCATGCGGCGCTTCGGGGGAGATCATGGTGCGAGCGGACTCGGCGTTCTACGCCAAGACGGTGATCAGCGGCTGCCGGCGTCGTGGCGTGCGGTTCTCGGTCACCTGCCGCATCGACCCGAAGATCCGCGCCGCGTGCGACGGCATCGCCGCCGACCAGTGGGTCGACATCACCTATCCGCAGGCCGTCCGGGACGAAGACGCCGGCCGGTGGATCTCCGACGCGCAGATCGCCGAAACCACGTACACCGCGTTCGCCGGCACCCGACACGAGGCGACCGCCCGGCTGATCGTGCGCCGCGTCCGCCGCGACGACCCGCAACAGATCCCCGGCCAGGACGAACTCCTACCGACCTACCGGTACCACGCCGTGTTCACCGACAGCCCGTACACCCTCGTACAGGCCGAAGCCCAGCACCGGCAACACGCGATCATCGAGCAGGTCAACGCCGACCTGATCGCCGGCCCCCTCGCCCACCTGCCCTCCGGACACTTCAGCGCCAACGACGCCTGGCTGACCTGCGCCGCGATCACGCACAACCTCACCCGCGCCGCCGGACACCTCGCCGCGGGCACCTGGTCGACCGCCAGACCCGCCACCATCCGGACCCGGATCATCACCGTCGCAGCCCGCCTCGCCCACCGGGCCCGCACCATCCACCTACACCTGCCCGAGTACTGGCCCTGGCAGGCGGCGTTCGACAACCTGTTCACCGCCGTCCAGCCGGCACCCGGCTGA
- a CDS encoding DUF397 domain-containing protein: MRDGSVALRDSKDMSGPVLRFDPGTWSTFVDGVKAGGLACAWRR, from the coding sequence CTGAGGGACGGCAGTGTGGCGCTACGGGACAGCAAGGACATGTCCGGTCCGGTGCTGCGGTTCGACCCGGGCACGTGGTCGACCTTCGTCGACGGTGTGAAGGCGGGCGGGCTCGCCTGCGCATGGCGCCGGTAG
- a CDS encoding D-alanine--D-alanine ligase family protein, with the protein MTSPAKTRVAIVFGGRSTEHAISCVSAGSILAALDTDEYEIVPVGITRAGRWVLTTGDGSQLAITDRQLPEITDRSGSAVVLPADPTGNGIMVLDPADGPAAALAGVDVVFPALHGAYGEDGTIQGLLEMAGIPYVGAGVFASAAAMDKEFTKKLATVEGIPTGPYAVLRPGVSLSDADKERLGLPVFVKPSRAGSSYGITKVSDWADLDAAVATAREIDPKVLVEAAIVGREVECGVIEGEAGGGPEASLLAEVRVVTDHEFYDFDAKYLDSSCEYDIPAGLSEQVTRQVQDYACRTFTALDCAGLARVDFFVTDDDQIYLNEINTMPGFTPTSMFPRMWAAAGLEYPKLVDRLIRTALSRGTGLR; encoded by the coding sequence GTGACCAGCCCAGCCAAGACCCGCGTCGCCATCGTCTTCGGCGGCCGCAGCACCGAGCACGCGATCTCCTGCGTCAGCGCCGGCAGCATCCTGGCCGCCCTGGACACCGACGAGTACGAGATCGTCCCGGTCGGCATCACCCGCGCCGGGCGGTGGGTGCTCACCACCGGCGACGGCAGCCAGCTGGCCATCACCGACCGGCAACTGCCGGAGATCACCGACCGGTCCGGCTCGGCCGTGGTGCTGCCCGCCGACCCGACCGGCAACGGGATCATGGTGCTGGACCCGGCCGACGGTCCGGCCGCTGCCCTGGCCGGCGTCGACGTCGTCTTCCCGGCGCTGCACGGCGCGTACGGCGAGGACGGCACCATCCAGGGGCTGCTGGAGATGGCCGGCATCCCGTACGTCGGGGCCGGGGTGTTCGCCTCGGCCGCCGCGATGGACAAGGAGTTCACCAAGAAGCTGGCCACCGTCGAGGGCATCCCGACCGGCCCGTACGCGGTGCTGCGCCCCGGGGTGAGCCTCAGCGACGCCGACAAGGAGCGCCTCGGCCTGCCGGTGTTCGTCAAGCCGTCGCGGGCCGGTTCGTCGTACGGCATCACCAAGGTCTCCGACTGGGCCGACCTGGACGCCGCCGTCGCCACCGCCCGGGAGATCGACCCGAAGGTGCTGGTCGAGGCGGCGATCGTCGGCCGTGAGGTCGAGTGCGGGGTGATCGAGGGCGAGGCCGGCGGCGGCCCCGAGGCGTCCCTGCTGGCCGAGGTACGGGTGGTCACCGACCACGAGTTCTACGACTTCGATGCCAAGTATCTCGACAGCTCCTGCGAGTACGACATCCCGGCCGGGTTGTCGGAGCAGGTCACCCGGCAGGTGCAGGACTACGCCTGCCGCACGTTCACCGCGCTGGACTGCGCCGGGCTGGCCCGGGTCGACTTCTTCGTCACCGACGACGACCAGATCTACCTCAACGAGATCAACACCATGCCGGGGTTCACCCCGACGTCGATGTTCCCTCGGATGTGGGCGGCCGCCGGCCTGGAGTACCCGAAGCTGGTGGACCGGCTGATCCGTACCGCGCTGAGCCGGGGCACCGGGCTGCGCTGA
- a CDS encoding DUF3515 family protein, whose amino-acid sequence MTTEQVDVSAAESPAGDPAPDGRSPDRPAAPGGPDRTTRQAAIWATVVALPLTVIVALAAFSRLAPAGSDDDPGAAADPSAATSAGGAPVPTTPVQIAAPTLDERAEIVCRALVSQLPGTLRDLPQRRVTDGAEQNAAYGEPPITVACGVPAAQFPPTDLVYALDGVCWHAAEQADATVWTTVDREIPVRVSVPGSYDEPGQWVTAFADPLIETVPSDADAAPRGCRA is encoded by the coding sequence GTGACGACTGAGCAGGTGGACGTCTCTGCCGCCGAGTCGCCGGCCGGCGATCCGGCTCCGGACGGACGGTCTCCGGACAGGCCGGCGGCTCCGGGTGGGCCGGACCGGACGACCCGGCAGGCGGCGATCTGGGCGACCGTGGTGGCGTTGCCGTTGACGGTGATCGTGGCGCTCGCCGCGTTCAGCCGGCTCGCCCCGGCCGGGTCCGACGACGACCCCGGGGCCGCCGCGGACCCGTCGGCGGCGACGTCCGCCGGTGGCGCGCCGGTGCCGACCACGCCGGTGCAGATCGCCGCCCCGACGCTGGACGAACGCGCCGAGATCGTCTGCCGGGCGCTGGTCTCCCAACTACCGGGTACGCTGCGCGACCTGCCGCAGCGGCGGGTCACCGACGGTGCCGAGCAGAACGCCGCGTACGGCGAACCGCCGATCACCGTCGCCTGCGGGGTGCCGGCGGCGCAGTTCCCACCGACCGACCTGGTGTACGCGCTGGACGGGGTCTGCTGGCACGCCGCCGAGCAGGCCGACGCCACCGTCTGGACCACCGTCGACCGGGAGATCCCGGTGCGGGTGAGCGTGCCCGGCTCCTACGACGAGCCGGGCCAGTGGGTGACCGCGTTCGCCGACCCGCTGATCGAGACGGTGCCCAGCGACGCGGACGCCGCCCCGCGCGGCTGCCGCGCCTGA
- a CDS encoding Lrp/AsnC ligand binding domain-containing protein → MVQAYILIQTEVGKARDVADAIADISGVVRVDAVTGPYDVVVLTEAHTVDELGTMIVSRVQMVPGITRTLTCSVVRL, encoded by the coding sequence GTGGTCCAGGCATACATCCTCATCCAGACCGAAGTCGGAAAGGCACGCGACGTCGCCGACGCGATCGCGGACATCTCCGGCGTGGTCCGGGTGGACGCGGTGACCGGGCCGTACGACGTGGTCGTGCTCACCGAGGCGCACACCGTGGACGAACTCGGGACGATGATAGTCAGCCGGGTCCAGATGGTGCCGGGCATCACCCGGACCCTGACGTGTTCGGTGGTACGACTGTGA